AAGATCATGGTGATCATGAAAGGTCGTGGTCAGGCGGCTGGCGAGATCTCTCGCTTCATGGTCATACACATAGCTCAAAACACCGGCGCAATTCGCAATATGCCCCTCCTCGATTGAGGCCTGTTTCAACCCGGCCCGCGCCAGATCGCGCAAGGCTTCGGAGCGGTTCTGATAGCCTTTTGCCTCGATCATTCGGTCCAGCTCAGTCATGAGGTCGTCGTCAATGGTGATGGTAATGCGCTGCATGATTGTTCCCGACGTTGATGCTGATGTATGGTGTATCACCTTTTTTATCCGCTTCCAGCCTTTGTCCCGATAGACGGTTGACCTGACAATGACAGTATGATGTATCAGAAAAAACATCTTACTTCATGATTGCTCAGCAGGACCTTCCATGATCAAAACTTGCTTTCGCCATGCGGCACTGGCGCTGACGCTTGCCTTTTGCAGCCCTCTTACCAATGCGCAGGCGGGCGAGACACTGAATTTTTCATGGCCCATGAATGTCGGCCCGCTCAATCCCCATCTCTATTCACCCAATCAGATGTTTGCGCAAAACATGGTGTATGAACCGCTGGTGCGTTATCAGGCCGATGGCACCGTCAAGCCATGGCTGGCGCAATCGTGGGAGATTTCGAACGAGGGGCGGACCTATACGTTTCAATTGCGCGACGGTGTGCGCTTTTCAAACGGCGAACCCTTTGATGCAGCAGCGGTAAAAGCCAATATTGATGCGGTGCTGGCCAATCGCTCCCGTCATGCATGGTTGGAATTGGCCAATGAGATCGAAAGCGCTGATGTCGTTGACTCTTCGCATGTGCGCATCACACTGAAACACGCCTATTATCCTTTGCTTCAGGAATTGTCCCTGCCCCGGCCCTTTCGGTTTATCGCCCCTTCGCAGTTCAGGCAGGGCGGCACAAAGGATGGCATTGCCCAGCCGATTGGCACTGGCCCATGGGTTTTGCAAGAAACCCGCTTGGGCGAAAAAGACGTGTTTGTCCGCAACGACCGCTATTGGGGTGGCAAACCTGCCTTCGACAGTGTGACCGTCAAGGTTATTCCCGATCCCAACAGCCGCGCCATTGCGTTTGAGACCGGCGATATTGATCTGATCTATGGGGCCGATGGGCCGATCTCTCCCGATACGTTTGAGCGTTTCCGCAAAATGGGAACTTATACAACAGAGCTTTCGCAGCCTTTGGAAACCTTGGTGCTGGCCATCAATACGAACCTTGGTGCCACAAAGGAACTTGCTGTGCGCAAGGCCATCAACCATGCGGTGGACAAGGACAAGATGATTGCCACCGTGCTCTATGGCACCCAGCAACGCGCTGACACTCTTTTTGCCCCCAATGTTCCCTATGCCAATATTGGTCTCAAACCCTACCAGTTTGATCGATCCGTTGCGGAAAAGCTGCTGGATGACGCTGGCTGGAAACGCCTTGATCCGAAAGGCATTCGGCAGAAGGATGGCAAGCCGCTGTCCATCGAATTATGCTTTATCGGCACAGACGCCATCAGCAAATCCATGGCCGAGATTGTGCAGGCTGATCTTGGTAAGGTGGGAATTCAGGTTATCCTGACCGGAGAGGAAGAAAGCAGCATTTTGTCGCGTCAGCGCGATGGCCGGTTTGGCATGATTTTCAACCGCACCTGGGGGCCTCCTTATGATCCTCACGCCTTTGTCAGTTCCATGCGCATTCCCTCCCATGCCGATTATCAGGCGCAGCTTGGCCTGCCGGACAAGGCGAAGATTGATCAGGAAATCGGCGACGTGCTGATCTCCACGGATGAACACATCCGGCAGGATCTGTATCGGGATATTCTGACCCGATTGCATGATGAAGCCGTCTATCTGCCGCTCACCTATGTTACCGCCATTGCCGTTGCCAAAAAGGAGCTTGGCCCCATTCCGTTTGGGGCGATGTCGAGCGAAATTCCGTTTGATCAGATCAAGCAAAAGACGAACTGATCCATGGGCGCGTTTATCCTGCGGCGCATTTTGCTGCTGATCCCAATGCTGCTTGGCGCATCACTGGTGATATTTCTCATGCTGCGGCTTGGTCCGAGCGATCCGGCCATGGATTACTTACGCCTGTCCAAAGTGCCGCCAACGCCTTTGGCGCTGGCAGATGCCCGGCAGATGCTTGGCCTCGACCGCCCGATTGCCACTCAATATATCGATTGGTTGGGCCATGCCTTCCGGTTGGATTTTGGCGTATCCTATGCCACGCAAAGGCCGGTTTTGCCAGACTTGCTCTACTATCTTCCGGCAACGCTGCAACTGGCCGGGCTGGCGCTGATCCTGACCTTTGCCATTTCCATCCCGATGGGTGTCTGGGCATCGCGCCACCGGAACAAGCTGCCCGATCATATCGTGCGGCTGGTGTCATTCCTGGGTGTGTCCATGCCCAATTTCTGGCTGGGCTTTCTGCTGGTGCTGGTGTTTTCCGTGCAGCTCGGCTGGCTTCCCGCCATGGGCCGCGGCGGCTTTGCCCATATGATCATGCCGGCCATTGCCATCGCCTTCATGTCCCTGTCCATCAATGCGCGGCTGTTGCGCGCCAGCATGCTGGAGGCTGCGGGGCAGCGCCATGTGCTCTATGCCCGGCTGCGTGGCCTTTCCAGACAGCGAGTTGAGCGGGGCCATATCCTCAGAAACGCGCTTTTGCCAATCATCACCGCCACGGGCATGCATGTCGGCGAATTGCTTGGCGGCACGCTGGTGATTGAAAGTATTTTCGGCTGGCCCGGTGTTGGCCGCTATGCCGTTTCTGCCATCCTGAACCGGGACTATCCCGTCATTCAGTGTTTTACCTTGTTGATGGTGGGCATTTTCGTGACCTGTAATCTCCTTGTCGATATTGCCTATGCATGGGCAGACCCACGGATCAGGCTGTCAGCGGGGCATGTCGAATGAGCCAGACGTCAGCATTGCACTCACCCACGCGCCCGGCTGGCTTTTGGCGCTCCTCATCGCTGGGTGTCAAAGCCTGTGGTGTCATCGTTCTGCTGCTGGTAGTGGCCACGATTGCGGGGCCATGGATTTCGCCGCATGATCCGAATTTTGTCGAATTATCGCAGCGGCTTCAACCGCCAGACCTGAGCCACTGGCTTGGAACTGATCACTTGGGCCGCGATATTTTCTCGCGACTGGTTGCCGGTGCCCGCGTGTCGCTGGGCTCTGTTGCCATTGCGCTGGGCCTGATCATGGTCACCGGCATTGTCCTTGGCGGAACCGCAGGCGTTATCGGCGGGCGCACCGATCAGCTGATCATGCGCATTGCCGATGTGTTTTTGACCTTTCCAACGCTGGTGCTGGCGCTGTTTATGGTTGGAATGCTGGGCACGGGCCTTACCAATGTCATCCTCGCCATCGCTCTCTCCCACTGGGCCTGGTATGCCCGGATTGTGCGCGGAATTGTGTTGTCCCTGCGCCATCGGGAGTTTCTGCTGGCGGCGCGCATGAGCGGCGCAGGACCGATCAGAACCTTTATAGATCACCTGCTTCCCGCAACCCTGTCTCAGCTGGTGGTGCTGGCCACGTTGGATATTGGCCATATCATGCTGCATGTCTCTGGCCTGTCTTTTCTGGGATTGGGCGTCACCGCGCCCACGGCGGAATGGGGCGTGATGATCAACGATGCCCGCCAATATGTCTGGACAGCGCCGTCGCTGATCCTGTGGCCGGGATTAACCCTGTTTATCAGCGTCATGGCCTTCAACATTCTGGGCGATGCCCTGCGCTACAGGCTCGATCCCCATTTGCGTGTGGAGCATGGTCACCAATGATTCAGACCCTCTCCATCCACAATCTCACGGTTTACCCATCACACGCCGATGGTCATCCTGCTCTTGTCGATCATCTCTCGCTTGAGCTCAAACGTGGCCGCATTCTTGCGCTGGTTGGTGCCAGTGGTTCGGGAAAATCCCTGACCTGTTCAGCAAGCCTTGGCGTGGCACCTGCGGGTGTCACGGTTACCAATGGCACTCTGGCGCTGGATGGTAAGCCCGCCTTGCCTGCGGACTTGCGTGGCAAGACGGTGGCCACCATCATGCAAAATCCGCGCAGCGCCTTCAATCCGGTGCGAACCATGCGCCATCATGTGGTTGAAACATTGAAGGCCACGGGCCGGTTACCGCCAGACAATGACCTGCAACAGGCTTTGGCCATTATGCACGACGTCGGGCTTGAAGAGCCGCAGCGCATTCTGGAGATGCATGCTTTTGAGATGAGCGGCGGCATGTTGCAACGGATGATGATTGCCCTTGCTCTCATGTCCGGCGCGCCCTTTCTGTTTGCCGATGAGCCAACCACGGACCTTGATCTGATTGTGCAAATGCAGGTTCTGGATCTGATCGAGCGCGTGGCCAGACAACAGGGCTTGGGCGTTTTGCTCGTCACCCATGATATGGGCGTGGTGGCGCGCTTGGCGGATGATGTGGCGGTGATTGATCAAGGCAAACTGGTTGAGACGGGCAGCGTCATGGACATTTTCCATGCGCCCCAACATCCGGTAACACGCATGTTGGTGCAGGCGCACCTCTCCCTCTACGGTCTGGAGCTGGCGCAATGATACTGCTGCAAGCAAAACATCTGAGCAAACATTATCAGCACTACTCGCTGCTTGGCGCAAGTCCGGCCCGAACGGTTGTGGAGGGTGTCTCGCTTTCCATTGCCAACAGCGAAACCGTCGCCCTTCTCGGCCGCAGCGGCTGTGGCAAGAGCACGCTGGCCAGATTATTGGCGGGGCTGGAACAGCCAGACAAGGGAGAGGTCTGTTTCAACGGCACAGCCCTTGGCAAGCTCGCAAAAGCAGACAAAGCCGCCTTTCGACGCAGTGTTCAAATGGTGTTTCAAGATTCCCCCAGCGCCGTTAACCCCCGTTTTGACATTCGCGCCATTATTGATGAGCCGCTGCGCCATCTCACCAACCTCAATGAGGCAGACCGCGAGCACCGCCTGCGCGAGGTGCTGGACATGGTGGAGCTTCCCCTTGCCATCGCCTCGAAATTGCCGGGGCAGGTCAGCGGCGGCCAGCTGCAACGCGTCTGCATTGCCCGCGCCCTCGCCTGCTCTCCCAAACTGATCATTCTGGATGAGGCCGTGTCCAACCTCGATCTTCATCTCCAGACCTCGGCCCTGTCTCTTTTGAAAGACTTGCAGCACAAAACCGGGATTGCCTATCTGTTTGTCACCCATGATCTGCGCTTGGTCGAGCGGTTTGCATCACGGGTGCTGATCATGGATGCGGGCCGCATTGTCGAGGAAACCGCAACCGGGGCGCTGGGCCATGTCAGCCACCCCGCCTCCTTGCTGCTGAAATCAGCCATTCTGCCCGCCTATCCGCGCCAACTGCATAATTGACGCGGACATCCGCTTGTCAAAACGTTCCGAACTGCGCAGACAAAGCGAGTAAGCATTTTCCATCAAAAAAATAACAATCGAACAACCTGAAGAAATCCTGACGACGGCACAAAATGCCGCATTGCGGACGTTTGGAAGAACGCCTAATCGTAAACTGAAGGGGATCAATCTGGATGGCCGCAACCGCGTCAGACATGGCTAAACTGGTGCGCATCATATGCGCCATTGCCCTGTTGTGCGTCGGATTTTCCCATAAGACACCCGTCATCGAATCGGTAATTCCGCTTTCTGAAGTTGCATCATACACTCTGCCAGACGGGACCCTCCCGGTCCTCTGCCTGCCAACCCAGGACGACAACGGTAAACATCATAGCCATGATCTCGGCACCGGTTGCGAAGCCTGCCGGATAACGGCCTCCATTGTCTTGCCGACCCCTGCCGATTCAATTGGCCAAGCCATCGTCGTTGCAACAGAAATTCATATTCCGATCCGTCGTGAAGCCTTTTACCGTCAGCTGTTTCCTCCCAACGCAAGCCCACGTGGCCCCCCGACCGGCACCATTGCCTGAAACCACTGCTGCATTTCACAGCAGCCCTTCAGTCAGCGCCGGTTGAGCGTTCCAAACTCTGGGACGTGACGACCGGTGCAGCGCCGGACACACGTCATGTTCAACAGGACAGCATTGGGTGAAGTATCGCCCGTATTCCCAATCGATTTTGTGATATCCGCCGAAATCGGCAGTAAATCTCAGATGTGCAAGCTCGTTGCGCCGCGCACCAGAGTTTTCCTGCATGATTTCCCAAGATCGAGCGAATTTCTACTCCAGGACG
The window above is part of the Allorhizobium ampelinum S4 genome. Proteins encoded here:
- the nikR gene encoding nickel-responsive transcriptional regulator NikR; the protein is MQRITITIDDDLMTELDRMIEAKGYQNRSEALRDLARAGLKQASIEEGHIANCAGVLSYVYDHEARDLASRLTTTFHDHHDLSVASMHVHLDQHRCLEISVLRGKTEEVRHFADHVMAERSVTYGELKIIPA
- the nikA gene encoding nickel ABC transporter substrate-binding protein yields the protein MIKTCFRHAALALTLAFCSPLTNAQAGETLNFSWPMNVGPLNPHLYSPNQMFAQNMVYEPLVRYQADGTVKPWLAQSWEISNEGRTYTFQLRDGVRFSNGEPFDAAAVKANIDAVLANRSRHAWLELANEIESADVVDSSHVRITLKHAYYPLLQELSLPRPFRFIAPSQFRQGGTKDGIAQPIGTGPWVLQETRLGEKDVFVRNDRYWGGKPAFDSVTVKVIPDPNSRAIAFETGDIDLIYGADGPISPDTFERFRKMGTYTTELSQPLETLVLAINTNLGATKELAVRKAINHAVDKDKMIATVLYGTQQRADTLFAPNVPYANIGLKPYQFDRSVAEKLLDDAGWKRLDPKGIRQKDGKPLSIELCFIGTDAISKSMAEIVQADLGKVGIQVILTGEEESSILSRQRDGRFGMIFNRTWGPPYDPHAFVSSMRIPSHADYQAQLGLPDKAKIDQEIGDVLISTDEHIRQDLYRDILTRLHDEAVYLPLTYVTAIAVAKKELGPIPFGAMSSEIPFDQIKQKTN
- the nikB gene encoding nickel ABC transporter permease subunit NikB, translating into MGAFILRRILLLIPMLLGASLVIFLMLRLGPSDPAMDYLRLSKVPPTPLALADARQMLGLDRPIATQYIDWLGHAFRLDFGVSYATQRPVLPDLLYYLPATLQLAGLALILTFAISIPMGVWASRHRNKLPDHIVRLVSFLGVSMPNFWLGFLLVLVFSVQLGWLPAMGRGGFAHMIMPAIAIAFMSLSINARLLRASMLEAAGQRHVLYARLRGLSRQRVERGHILRNALLPIITATGMHVGELLGGTLVIESIFGWPGVGRYAVSAILNRDYPVIQCFTLLMVGIFVTCNLLVDIAYAWADPRIRLSAGHVE
- the nikC gene encoding nickel ABC transporter permease subunit NikC; the encoded protein is MSQTSALHSPTRPAGFWRSSSLGVKACGVIVLLLVVATIAGPWISPHDPNFVELSQRLQPPDLSHWLGTDHLGRDIFSRLVAGARVSLGSVAIALGLIMVTGIVLGGTAGVIGGRTDQLIMRIADVFLTFPTLVLALFMVGMLGTGLTNVILAIALSHWAWYARIVRGIVLSLRHREFLLAARMSGAGPIRTFIDHLLPATLSQLVVLATLDIGHIMLHVSGLSFLGLGVTAPTAEWGVMINDARQYVWTAPSLILWPGLTLFISVMAFNILGDALRYRLDPHLRVEHGHQ
- a CDS encoding nickel import ATP-binding protein NikD, yielding MIQTLSIHNLTVYPSHADGHPALVDHLSLELKRGRILALVGASGSGKSLTCSASLGVAPAGVTVTNGTLALDGKPALPADLRGKTVATIMQNPRSAFNPVRTMRHHVVETLKATGRLPPDNDLQQALAIMHDVGLEEPQRILEMHAFEMSGGMLQRMMIALALMSGAPFLFADEPTTDLDLIVQMQVLDLIERVARQQGLGVLLVTHDMGVVARLADDVAVIDQGKLVETGSVMDIFHAPQHPVTRMLVQAHLSLYGLELAQ
- the nikE gene encoding nickel import ATP-binding protein NikE; translation: MILLQAKHLSKHYQHYSLLGASPARTVVEGVSLSIANSETVALLGRSGCGKSTLARLLAGLEQPDKGEVCFNGTALGKLAKADKAAFRRSVQMVFQDSPSAVNPRFDIRAIIDEPLRHLTNLNEADREHRLREVLDMVELPLAIASKLPGQVSGGQLQRVCIARALACSPKLIILDEAVSNLDLHLQTSALSLLKDLQHKTGIAYLFVTHDLRLVERFASRVLIMDAGRIVEETATGALGHVSHPASLLLKSAILPAYPRQLHN